A genome region from Flavobacterium sp. includes the following:
- a CDS encoding bifunctional GNAT family N-acetyltransferase/carbon-nitrogen hydrolase family protein, producing MQTEIKKVELRNLAFEDYKQLKNSMVESYPEMANSYWRSNDIKKLLSIFPEGQLVILVDGVVVGSALSLIVDEKLVDKRHNYRQIVGDYTFSTHNPDGEILYGIDVFIHPNYRGLRLGRRLYDARKELCEQLNLKAIVFAGRIPNYNQYAKKFTPRTYIEKVKDKELHDPVLSFQLSNDFHVLRVIKNYLEGDEESKEFAVLLEWNNVYYDESPKLINSEKSIIRLGLIQWQMRQLNNVEALFEQAEFFIDVVSGYGSDFALFPELFTAPLMADFNHLSEAEAIRELARHSEPIRKRFQEFAISYNINIITGSMPHLENGILYNVGFLCKRDGTSEMYYKIHITPNEVHHWGMKGGSEFKTYDTDCGKIGILICYDVEFPELSRLLADEGMNILFVPFLTDTQNAYTRVKHCSQARAIENECYVAIAGCVGNLPKVNNMDIQYAQASVFTPSDFAFPSNGIKAEATPNTEMTLIVDVDLNLLKNLHEHGSVRILKDRRTDLYQINKLNR from the coding sequence ATGCAGACAGAAATTAAAAAAGTTGAGTTACGAAACCTTGCGTTTGAAGATTATAAACAATTGAAAAATTCAATGGTTGAATCGTATCCAGAAATGGCCAACTCTTATTGGAGATCAAATGATATAAAAAAATTACTCTCAATATTTCCGGAAGGACAATTAGTAATTCTTGTTGACGGAGTCGTTGTAGGATCGGCATTATCGCTAATTGTCGATGAAAAATTAGTCGATAAAAGACACAATTACAGACAAATTGTGGGAGACTATACTTTTTCAACTCATAATCCCGACGGCGAAATTTTATACGGAATTGACGTTTTCATTCATCCAAACTATCGCGGCCTTCGTTTAGGTCGACGTCTTTATGATGCCCGAAAAGAACTTTGCGAACAATTAAACTTAAAAGCGATTGTTTTTGCGGGTCGAATTCCGAATTACAATCAATACGCAAAAAAGTTTACTCCAAGAACTTATATTGAAAAAGTAAAAGACAAAGAATTGCACGATCCAGTTCTTTCTTTTCAGTTAAGCAATGATTTTCACGTACTTAGAGTTATAAAAAATTATCTGGAAGGCGACGAAGAATCAAAAGAATTTGCTGTTTTACTGGAATGGAATAATGTTTATTATGATGAAAGTCCGAAATTAATTAATTCAGAAAAAAGCATTATCCGATTAGGCTTAATTCAATGGCAGATGCGTCAGCTTAACAATGTAGAAGCTCTTTTTGAACAAGCCGAATTCTTTATCGATGTGGTTTCCGGTTACGGAAGTGATTTTGCGCTTTTCCCGGAACTTTTCACCGCTCCTCTAATGGCCGATTTTAATCATTTATCAGAAGCCGAAGCGATTCGGGAATTGGCTAGACATTCTGAACCAATCAGAAAACGCTTCCAGGAATTTGCCATTTCATACAATATCAATATCATAACCGGAAGCATGCCACATCTCGAAAACGGAATTTTGTATAATGTTGGTTTTTTATGCAAAAGAGACGGAACTTCTGAGATGTATTACAAAATACACATTACGCCAAATGAAGTACATCATTGGGGAATGAAAGGCGGATCTGAATTTAAAACGTATGATACCGATTGTGGCAAAATTGGAATTTTGATTTGTTATGATGTCGAGTTTCCGGAACTTTCAAGATTATTAGCAGATGAAGGAATGAACATTCTTTTTGTTCCGTTTTTAACCGATACTCAAAATGCTTATACCCGTGTAAAACACTGTTCGCAGGCACGTGCAATTGAAAATGAATGTTACGTTGCGATTGCGGGCTGCGTAGGGAATCTTCCAAAAGTAAATAATATGGATATTCAATATGCGCAGGCCTCTGTTTTTACGCCTTCAGATTTTGCATTTCCAAGTAACGGAATTAAAGCAGAAGCCACTCCAAATACCGAAATGACATTGATCGTTGATGTCGATTTAAACTTATTGAAAAATCTTCATGAACACGGAAGTGTGCGAATTTTGAAAGACCGAAGAACTGATTTATATCAAATTAATAAACTAAATCGATGA
- a CDS encoding M28 family peptidase, which yields MRKNPTSILAIVLILAILGIIYAAMMPQYISKNDDALADFSTERALNQVEIIAQKPHYVGSTNHELVANYLKLELNRIGLETSVQEGFTLNDRGLLVKSKNILARIKGTNNTKALLLLSHYDSAPHSFSKGASDDASGVATILEGIRAFLYAKEPQKNDIIILFSDAEELGLNGAALFVNKHPWAKDVGLVLNFEARGSSGPSYMLMETNKGNKALVEEFTKAKPSYPVSNSLMYSIYKMLPNDTDLTVFREQGNIQGFNFAFIDGHYNYHTQQDDVQHLNKMTLAHQGSYLMPLLRYFANIDLNQTASTEDYVYFSAPFSFISYPFSWVMPMTIIAFGLLVLFMFIGKAKRMITLREIFRGFVPLLGSLIIAGLVTFLGWKIILEIYPQYSDLLNGFTYNGHAYIGAFVTLSIAICFAFYHHFSDAKITMNHFVAPLLLWIIINAFLANSLTGAGFLIVPVYFGILLFGIFVFTQHYSLGMNLIFSIPALAIIAPFIVMFPVGLGLKILFVSAILTVLLFGLLLPIFNTFVKKGAWIMVFFAASIGFFIYAGYNSGYEHGKAKSNSLLYIYNANTNSALWATYDVNLDEWTKSYLGEKNQKAPGLNSFPISSKYNSTFTHSAIAPLIDVPKPTIAFLRDSVIGSNRYLKIKITPNRKVNRYDIYANPKMTFYNFKANGVSTFGEKGNRLQREDSKILCYYVVGNEPLVMEFYINKSSIFDMDLIESSFDLMTNPELKVKPRSDWMMPTPFVLNDAVLIQQKIKKYTAPINPPIQPAAIQDSTVIAKDSLIKPAVQKPE from the coding sequence ATGAGAAAAAACCCCACCTCAATTCTGGCAATTGTCCTGATTCTAGCCATTTTAGGTATCATTTACGCTGCAATGATGCCGCAGTACATTTCAAAAAATGATGATGCGCTTGCTGATTTTTCGACTGAACGGGCATTAAATCAAGTTGAAATTATTGCTCAAAAACCACATTATGTGGGTTCAACAAATCATGAATTAGTCGCTAATTATCTTAAACTTGAGCTAAACAGAATTGGATTAGAAACCAGTGTTCAGGAAGGTTTTACTCTTAACGACAGAGGACTTTTGGTAAAATCTAAAAACATTCTGGCCCGAATTAAGGGAACAAACAATACAAAAGCACTTTTATTACTTTCTCATTACGACAGTGCACCGCATTCTTTTTCAAAAGGCGCGAGCGACGATGCCTCAGGAGTTGCTACCATTCTTGAAGGAATCAGAGCTTTTTTATATGCTAAAGAACCGCAGAAAAATGACATCATCATTCTTTTCTCAGATGCCGAAGAATTAGGTTTAAACGGAGCGGCACTTTTTGTAAACAAACATCCGTGGGCAAAAGATGTTGGTTTGGTTTTAAACTTCGAAGCCAGAGGAAGTTCAGGACCGAGTTACATGCTCATGGAAACCAACAAAGGCAATAAAGCACTTGTAGAAGAATTTACAAAAGCAAAACCATCTTATCCGGTATCAAACTCTTTGATGTACAGCATTTATAAAATGCTTCCCAATGATACTGATTTAACGGTTTTTAGAGAACAAGGAAATATTCAGGGCTTTAATTTTGCTTTCATCGACGGACATTACAATTATCACACACAGCAGGATGATGTTCAGCATTTAAACAAAATGACTCTCGCGCATCAGGGTTCTTATTTGATGCCTTTATTAAGATACTTCGCCAATATTGACTTAAACCAAACGGCTTCAACTGAAGATTACGTTTATTTCAGCGCTCCATTTTCTTTCATTAGTTATCCATTTTCGTGGGTAATGCCAATGACCATAATCGCTTTTGGTTTATTAGTGCTTTTTATGTTTATCGGAAAAGCCAAAAGAATGATTACATTAAGAGAAATATTCAGAGGTTTTGTACCGCTTTTAGGCTCTTTGATCATTGCTGGATTAGTAACGTTTTTAGGATGGAAAATAATTTTAGAAATTTATCCGCAGTATTCTGATCTGTTAAATGGATTTACATATAACGGCCACGCTTACATTGGCGCATTTGTAACTTTAAGCATTGCCATTTGTTTTGCTTTCTATCATCATTTTTCTGATGCCAAAATTACGATGAACCATTTTGTAGCGCCTTTACTGCTTTGGATTATCATAAATGCATTTTTGGCTAATAGCTTAACCGGTGCAGGATTTTTAATTGTTCCGGTTTATTTCGGAATTCTTTTGTTCGGAATCTTTGTTTTTACGCAGCATTACAGTTTAGGAATGAATTTAATTTTCAGTATTCCGGCTTTGGCTATCATAGCGCCATTTATTGTAATGTTTCCGGTTGGTTTAGGATTAAAAATTCTATTCGTAAGTGCTATTTTAACCGTACTTCTTTTCGGATTATTACTGCCGATATTCAATACTTTTGTTAAAAAAGGGGCCTGGATTATGGTTTTCTTTGCCGCATCAATTGGATTTTTCATTTATGCCGGATATAATTCAGGCTACGAACACGGAAAAGCAAAATCAAACAGCTTATTGTACATTTATAACGCCAATACCAATTCAGCACTTTGGGCAACTTATGATGTTAATCTGGATGAGTGGACAAAATCGTATTTGGGCGAAAAAAATCAAAAAGCTCCGGGATTAAATAGTTTTCCTATTTCAAGTAAATACAACTCAACTTTTACGCACAGTGCGATTGCTCCTCTAATTGATGTTCCAAAACCAACTATTGCTTTCTTAAGAGACAGCGTAATTGGCAGCAACAGATATTTAAAAATTAAAATTACACCAAACCGAAAAGTAAATCGTTACGATATTTATGCCAACCCAAAAATGACGTTTTATAACTTTAAAGCAAACGGCGTTTCGACTTTTGGCGAAAAAGGAAATCGCTTACAACGTGAAGACAGCAAAATTTTATGCTATTATGTTGTTGGAAACGAACCACTTGTTATGGAATTCTACATCAATAAATCGTCTATTTTTGATATGGATTTAATAGAAAGTTCATTTGATTTAATGACAAACCCGGAATTGAAAGTGAAACCAAGAAGCGACTGGATGATGCCGACTCCTTTTGTTTTAAATGATGCGGTTTTAATTCAGCAAAAAATAAAAAAATATACAGCTCCGATAAATCCACCAATTCAGCCTGCAGCAATTCAGGACAGCACAGTAATTGCAAAAGACAGTTTAATAAAACCAGCTGTTCAAAAACCAGAATAA
- a CDS encoding SRPBCC family protein — protein MATNVSTIFLSAPIEKVWNVLTKPELVKQWQYGSDLITDWKIGNEIRFRNEWEGQVFEQWGTVLEVSPNQKIKYSLFFPRPELEDKPENYFIMSYVLSEENQKVKLEIIQEDNRPGAVQEKPQGEENPILQALKAVVES, from the coding sequence ATGGCAACAAATGTTTCTACAATATTTTTAAGTGCGCCAATAGAAAAAGTCTGGAACGTATTGACAAAACCAGAATTGGTCAAACAATGGCAATACGGAAGTGATTTAATTACAGATTGGAAAATCGGTAACGAAATCAGATTCAGGAATGAATGGGAAGGTCAGGTTTTTGAGCAATGGGGAACAGTTTTAGAAGTTTCTCCAAATCAAAAAATAAAATATTCGCTGTTTTTTCCAAGACCGGAATTAGAAGACAAACCAGAGAATTATTTCATAATGAGTTATGTTTTATCTGAAGAAAATCAAAAAGTAAAACTCGAAATAATTCAGGAAGATAATCGTCCGGGAGCGGTTCAGGAAAAACCTCAAGGAGAAGAAAATCCAATTCTTCAGGCTTTAAAAGCTGTAGTAGAATCTTAA
- a CDS encoding rhodanese-like domain-containing protein yields MEEQIKFYEHKLAFEMDPSDLFDALNNGEKVIALDARKAFGFEAEHIPNAINIPHREMSVETTKHLDKDIVYVTYCDGIGCNASTKGALNMTKLGFKVKELIGGIEWWKFDGYATQGTKGIESGLKIQCAC; encoded by the coding sequence ATGGAAGAGCAAATTAAATTTTATGAACATAAACTGGCTTTCGAAATGGATCCGTCAGATTTATTCGATGCTTTAAACAATGGTGAAAAAGTAATTGCATTGGATGCCAGAAAAGCTTTTGGATTTGAAGCAGAACATATTCCAAATGCTATTAATATTCCGCATCGCGAAATGTCTGTAGAAACTACAAAACATTTAGATAAAGATATTGTGTATGTTACATACTGCGACGGAATTGGTTGCAACGCTTCGACTAAAGGCGCTTTGAATATGACAAAATTAGGTTTTAAAGTAAAAGAATTAATAGGAGGAATTGAGTGGTGGAAGTTTGATGGCTATGCTACTCAAGGAACTAAAGGAATTGAATCAGGGTTAAAGATTCAATGTGCTTGTTAA
- a CDS encoding LysR family transcriptional regulator encodes MEIRHLKLIKAIVEEGSITKAIDKLHLTQSALSHQLKEAEYQLGTAIFLRTNKKLVLTKAGEKIYALANEILDKLTETQSQIKQMVYGEYGEIRISTECFSSYHWLPPVLKQFHLLYPNVELKIITEATHIPLQKLLENTIDIAIVSDTIKDNHIKYTELFQDEVVMAVSENHPWADKKYVVAEDFINEHLIIHSLPMETVTIHQFVLAPAKVTPKKITPLPLTEASLEMVKADMGVMSMAKWALQPHLKNNPIKAVKVGKNGLKRKHFIATRANETYPDYFQHFINFLQNEINLQWNIQ; translated from the coding sequence ATGGAAATACGCCACTTAAAATTGATAAAAGCAATTGTCGAAGAAGGAAGCATTACAAAAGCGATTGACAAACTTCATTTGACACAATCGGCTTTGAGTCATCAGCTCAAAGAAGCAGAATATCAATTGGGTACGGCTATTTTTTTACGAACCAACAAAAAACTGGTTCTCACAAAAGCAGGCGAAAAAATCTATGCACTTGCTAACGAAATTTTGGACAAACTCACCGAAACCCAATCTCAGATCAAACAAATGGTTTATGGTGAATACGGCGAAATCAGAATCAGTACAGAATGTTTTTCAAGTTATCACTGGCTTCCTCCGGTTTTAAAGCAATTTCATCTTTTATACCCAAATGTTGAACTGAAAATTATAACCGAAGCAACGCATATTCCGCTGCAAAAACTTTTAGAAAACACAATCGATATTGCCATTGTAAGCGACACGATAAAAGACAATCATATAAAATATACCGAGTTATTTCAGGATGAAGTTGTAATGGCCGTTTCAGAAAATCATCCGTGGGCAGATAAAAAATATGTCGTTGCAGAAGATTTCATCAACGAACATTTAATTATTCATTCCCTGCCAATGGAAACCGTTACGATTCATCAATTTGTTTTGGCCCCAGCCAAAGTAACACCAAAGAAAATAACACCGCTTCCGCTGACAGAAGCTTCCCTGGAAATGGTAAAAGCGGATATGGGCGTTATGTCGATGGCAAAATGGGCATTGCAACCACATTTAAAGAATAATCCAATTAAAGCCGTAAAAGTGGGCAAAAATGGCTTAAAACGAAAACATTTCATAGCGACAAGAGCAAACGAAACATATCCGGATTATTTTCAGCATTTTATTAATTTTCTTCAAAATGAAATTAACCTACAATGGAATATTCAATAA
- a CDS encoding GNAT family N-acetyltransferase produces the protein MEYSIRNCEITDLPKLVILCQKHAEFEKADFSPEGKLENLQKAIFSENPKLFCLVVAVKETIVGYVSYTFDYSTWDAATFLYMDCLFLEEEARSFGIGEVLIEKLKEIGTQNNCVNIQWQTPEFNERAIKFYNRIGAKGKDKVRFTLTL, from the coding sequence ATGGAATATTCAATAAGAAACTGCGAAATAACCGATTTACCAAAATTGGTTATCCTCTGCCAAAAACACGCTGAATTTGAAAAAGCTGATTTTTCTCCGGAAGGAAAATTAGAAAATCTACAAAAAGCAATTTTCAGCGAAAATCCAAAACTGTTTTGTTTGGTTGTCGCCGTAAAAGAAACAATTGTTGGTTATGTTTCCTATACTTTTGATTATTCAACTTGGGATGCTGCGACTTTCCTGTACATGGATTGTTTGTTTCTGGAAGAAGAAGCCCGCAGTTTCGGAATCGGAGAAGTTCTAATTGAAAAACTAAAAGAAATCGGAACTCAGAATAACTGCGTAAACATACAATGGCAGACGCCTGAGTTTAATGAAAGAGCAATTAAATTTTACAATAGAATTGGTGCAAAAGGAAAAGATAAAGTGAGATTTACATTGACTTTATAA
- a CDS encoding NAD-dependent epimerase/dehydratase family protein: MKQISILGCGWLGLPLAKKLIEKGISVNGSTTSESKLSILENAGINPFLVILSEVEGNIESESISGNIDDFLAESEILIIDIPPKLRAVSSDSNKIFVQKMENLNPFIEKSTIQKVLFISSTSVYGDDNELITEETIPNPETESGKQLILAEAILQKNKNFETTILRFGGLIGEDRHPVKFLAGKENLENPDAPINLIHLKDCIAIIEEIINQEKWNEVFNAVAPFHPSRENYYTLKAKEQNLVLPKFSSEKSNIKKVISSEKIENILNYQFKLENY, translated from the coding sequence ATGAAACAAATAAGCATATTAGGCTGCGGCTGGTTAGGTTTGCCTTTAGCGAAAAAACTAATCGAAAAAGGAATTTCGGTAAACGGATCAACAACTTCTGAAAGCAAACTTTCTATTTTAGAAAATGCAGGAATAAATCCTTTCCTTGTCATCCTGAGCGAAGTCGAAGGAAATATTGAAAGTGAAAGTATTTCTGGAAATATTGATGATTTTTTAGCTGAAAGCGAAATCCTGATTATTGATATTCCGCCCAAATTAAGAGCAGTTTCTTCCGATTCAAATAAAATTTTTGTTCAGAAAATGGAAAATCTAAATCCATTTATAGAAAAATCAACCATACAAAAAGTCTTATTTATAAGCTCAACATCGGTTTATGGCGATGATAACGAATTAATTACCGAAGAAACAATACCAAATCCGGAAACCGAAAGCGGCAAGCAATTGATTTTAGCGGAAGCAATTCTTCAAAAAAACAAAAACTTCGAAACCACAATTTTACGTTTCGGAGGATTAATCGGCGAAGACCGACATCCTGTAAAATTTCTAGCCGGAAAAGAAAATCTCGAAAATCCCGACGCTCCAATAAACTTAATTCATCTAAAAGACTGCATTGCCATTATTGAAGAAATCATAAACCAGGAAAAATGGAATGAAGTTTTCAACGCCGTTGCGCCTTTTCATCCATCAAGAGAAAATTATTATACGCTAAAAGCAAAAGAGCAAAACTTAGTTTTACCAAAATTCAGTTCTGAAAAATCAAATATCAAAAAGGTTATTTCCAGCGAAAAAATCGAAAACATTTTAAATTATCAATTTAAACTGGAGAATTATTAA
- a CDS encoding 3'-5' exonuclease: MIEKINLNNILFLDIETVPEEENFNSLDAEMQSLWDLKTQYQRKDDFTPEEFYDRAGIWAEFGKIICISVGYFTIKGDVRNFRVTSFFGEEKKILKDFNNLLNNHFNQPQHLLCGHNAKEFDIPFIARRMIINQIAIPDKLNLFGKKPWEIAHLDTLELWKFGDYKHFTSLKLLTKILGVPSPKGDIDGSQVAHVYYVEKDIDRIITYCEKDTIAVAQIFLRLRREDLLIDEEIIHV; this comes from the coding sequence ATGATTGAAAAAATAAACCTTAACAACATTTTATTTCTTGATATAGAAACCGTTCCCGAAGAAGAAAACTTCAATTCTCTTGATGCAGAAATGCAGTCGCTTTGGGATTTAAAAACACAATATCAACGAAAAGACGATTTTACACCAGAAGAATTCTACGATCGCGCCGGAATTTGGGCGGAATTCGGAAAGATAATTTGTATTTCGGTTGGGTATTTTACAATCAAAGGCGATGTTCGCAATTTTAGAGTAACTTCATTTTTTGGAGAAGAAAAAAAGATTCTGAAAGACTTTAATAATTTGCTGAACAATCATTTCAATCAGCCGCAGCATCTTTTATGCGGACATAACGCTAAAGAATTTGATATTCCGTTTATCGCTCGCAGAATGATTATAAACCAAATTGCAATTCCCGACAAACTGAATTTATTCGGGAAAAAACCTTGGGAAATTGCACATCTTGATACTTTGGAATTGTGGAAGTTTGGCGATTACAAGCATTTTACATCACTAAAGCTTTTGACCAAGATTCTCGGAGTTCCATCGCCAAAAGGCGATATTGACGGAAGTCAGGTCGCACATGTTTATTATGTCGAAAAAGATATTGACCGAATTATAACGTATTGCGAAAAAGATACAATTGCCGTAGCACAGATTTTCCTTCGTTTACGTAGAGAAGATTTATTGATTGATGAAGAAATAATTCATGTATAA